The following are encoded in a window of Thalassotalea insulae genomic DNA:
- a CDS encoding flavohemoglobin expression-modulating QEGLA motif protein codes for MLTLSEQECIARIKKRECFHAQVESGAFIVKIDEYAPIICAAIHNGHQLRTELQKSFLLNKQERFYEEDPYTDELISSFPIQLIGNDSRFEYDLNRAKTLSTYFKTAWNKQVWKKPLSTAQRNKSHKKHQAFYNVLSAIITVVEQQFKNAIVFDIHSYNYRRIANDTPTFNIGAGQIDIERWGRVVQHFEKQLNRISLPNMEVRAATDEVFHGRGYLISHINAHFDNTLVLPTEVKKVFMDEDSGELYPLVLEELKAGFKNAISETAAFFMRRYGKRRQTQKADILSSNISQEVLTLDKKLFALCKNIETLNFINPINLVAERNKFLKKNSYIAPNFNYKQLNINPYKFRELLYQLPVDDVPDADIQQLYRHVIDNLASKIDLLTTIGSDEFLYNSLKYYGEPNHSDIANARFLLHLNHQTLTPQPLYNADRAIDYFKTQADAWGLKCKIEKSSKIVAKAMVNNEKAQLLINKNAEFSEKELHAFAYHELGIHMLTTLYAKQQPLKVFSLGLAGNTHAQEGLALYSEYCSGSLTLERLQIIALRVIAVNYMLEHGDFVKTFHALMNEFALEKSAAFTLTTRVYRGGGFTKDYLYLRGFSDILSLTKEQSIDNLLIGKTGLLDFNIINEIVERGMLKKPKPLFDLTYRPSGDNVLDFIVNSIK; via the coding sequence ATGCTAACGCTATCTGAACAAGAGTGCATCGCTCGGATCAAAAAGCGAGAATGTTTTCATGCTCAAGTAGAATCAGGGGCATTTATCGTTAAAATCGATGAATATGCGCCAATTATCTGCGCCGCAATTCATAACGGTCATCAGCTGAGAACTGAGCTGCAAAAATCCTTTTTACTCAATAAGCAAGAGCGCTTTTATGAAGAAGATCCTTATACTGATGAGCTGATCTCTTCATTTCCGATCCAGCTTATCGGTAACGATTCTCGCTTTGAATACGACTTAAACCGGGCCAAAACCCTATCGACGTATTTCAAAACCGCGTGGAACAAACAAGTATGGAAAAAGCCGTTAAGCACGGCACAACGGAATAAAAGCCATAAAAAACACCAGGCATTTTATAATGTACTCTCGGCAATAATAACGGTAGTGGAGCAGCAATTTAAAAATGCCATAGTGTTTGATATTCATTCCTATAACTACCGACGTATTGCAAACGATACCCCAACCTTTAACATCGGTGCCGGACAAATCGATATTGAACGCTGGGGCAGAGTTGTTCAACACTTTGAGAAGCAGCTTAATCGTATCAGCCTGCCAAATATGGAAGTCAGAGCCGCCACCGACGAAGTATTTCATGGCCGCGGCTACCTGATCAGCCATATTAATGCTCATTTTGACAATACCCTAGTACTGCCAACCGAAGTAAAAAAAGTCTTTATGGATGAAGACAGTGGTGAATTATACCCGTTGGTACTTGAAGAACTAAAAGCTGGCTTCAAAAATGCCATTAGTGAAACGGCAGCATTTTTTATGCGCCGCTACGGTAAGCGCCGCCAAACACAAAAAGCCGATATTTTATCGTCCAATATCAGCCAGGAAGTGCTGACACTGGATAAAAAGCTGTTCGCACTCTGCAAAAACATTGAAACCTTAAACTTTATCAACCCGATAAACCTGGTGGCAGAACGTAACAAGTTCCTCAAGAAAAACAGTTATATCGCACCAAATTTTAATTACAAACAACTCAATATCAATCCCTATAAATTTAGGGAGCTGTTATATCAGTTGCCAGTAGATGATGTCCCGGATGCCGACATACAACAGCTCTATCGTCATGTGATCGATAATCTCGCCAGTAAAATCGATTTATTAACCACCATTGGCAGTGATGAGTTTTTATATAATTCATTAAAGTATTACGGTGAGCCCAATCATAGCGATATTGCCAACGCCAGATTTTTACTGCATTTAAATCATCAGACGCTAACACCGCAGCCACTATATAACGCGGATCGCGCTATCGACTATTTTAAAACTCAGGCCGACGCCTGGGGATTAAAGTGTAAGATTGAAAAATCCAGTAAAATTGTTGCTAAGGCGATGGTCAATAATGAAAAAGCGCAACTGCTGATCAATAAAAATGCCGAATTTAGTGAGAAGGAACTTCACGCCTTTGCCTATCATGAACTCGGCATTCATATGCTCACTACACTTTACGCCAAACAACAACCATTAAAAGTCTTTAGTTTAGGCTTAGCCGGCAATACCCATGCTCAGGAAGGACTGGCACTCTATAGTGAATACTGTTCCGGCAGTTTAACGCTGGAACGCTTGCAGATTATTGCGCTACGAGTCATTGCCGTTAACTATATGTTAGAACATGGAGATTTTGTTAAGACCTTCCATGCATTAATGAATGAATTTGCTTTGGAAAAAAGTGCCGCCTTTACCTTAACTACCCGAGTATACCGTGGTGGAGGTTTTACCAAAGACTATCTTTATTTACGTGGTTTTAGCGATATCCTTAGCTTAACTAAAGAACAATCTATCGATAACTTATTGATCGGAAAAACCGGATTGCTGGATTTTAATATTATTAATGAAATTGTTGAACGGGGTATGCTGAAAAAGCCAAAGCCGTTATTCGATCTCACATATCGGCCTTCAGGTGACAACGTTTTAGATTTTATTGTAAATTCAATAAAGTAA
- a CDS encoding substrate-binding periplasmic protein, with the protein MAKIIHYLILVLLLTLSIASFAKQELRIGVGNFPPFFIEKGERGLFLEITNEIFKHLPEYQIKYVFMSNHRLAYEINSGQLIDVACNIFANSKVNAFLSEPLFRYTDVAITRKDKHYQINSIDDLQDLSIAAYQGAKDLLGEKYRLMAESNSQYSEHAHPKDTTFLMVSGAKDVRVGDINIFLHDIYNPHIRAKKPLDVKDFTIHPLWANVYSYMAFKDEAIRNKVNKVIKTLKQDGSIEAIYTKYHIQ; encoded by the coding sequence GTGGCTAAAATAATTCATTATCTGATATTGGTTTTATTGCTGACACTATCTATAGCATCGTTTGCAAAACAGGAGTTGCGCATTGGGGTTGGTAATTTTCCACCTTTCTTTATTGAAAAAGGTGAACGTGGCTTATTTTTAGAAATTACTAATGAAATTTTCAAACATTTGCCCGAATATCAGATCAAGTATGTCTTTATGAGTAACCATCGGCTGGCGTATGAAATCAATAGTGGTCAGTTAATCGACGTTGCTTGTAATATCTTTGCTAACAGTAAAGTGAATGCCTTTCTTTCCGAGCCGCTATTTCGTTATACCGATGTCGCCATTACTCGAAAAGATAAACATTATCAGATTAACTCTATCGACGATTTACAAGACTTATCGATAGCTGCATACCAAGGCGCAAAAGATTTATTAGGAGAAAAATATCGGCTGATGGCTGAGTCTAATAGTCAATATAGTGAACACGCTCATCCTAAAGATACTACTTTTTTAATGGTCTCAGGCGCGAAAGATGTCAGGGTAGGCGACATCAATATTTTCTTACATGATATCTATAATCCTCATATTCGCGCGAAAAAACCGCTTGATGTCAAAGATTTCACTATCCACCCGCTATGGGCAAATGTTTATTCTTATATGGCTTTTAAAGATGAAGCTATCAGAAACAAGGTAAATAAGGTGATCAAAACATTAAAACAAGATGGCAGTATAGAGGCTATTTATACTAAATATCATATTCAGTAA
- a CDS encoding sensor domain-containing diguanylate cyclase, protein MINSKCKHYFNICFIPLSVIILFAISAINTTQANTIDLAQFEEGAIGHSIEYFQEKEIKLSLTEAQALFTNGVIKSGQSDSISLGIGVAPAWMKFTLVNNSMGQLNYRLAIETPWLDYIDTWLVHEEKVVRHIVGGDGYPFNQRPMPYKFYAFEQSLPPGITEVYIRVETKGPMAIPVRLSRVDKAIIRDITSAYQYGVLYGIMSALALYNLVLFVFIRQKEYGLYSLYLIGFVINSLSYTGQLHTLITPDYGPYFQDWLDISLMITYSIAGLHFARTLLQTSQYAAKLDRFVSKITIVIPTGMFIGFIFNQLFFSMILAFILNTCFVILFVAMGFFALKAKKPFAVIFLLSSVTAAICITISTLAVAGFLVPYNDYTFKAIEVGMAFEAILLAVILARQFRLAKMDKIIAEHYACTDTLTQLNNRRGFQVITQPVWQNIIRERRDVTIALLDIDFFKNINDQYGHQIGDKVLQQVAQCISNASRKGDICARWGGEEFIIFLPETSLTQATKQAERIRQVIEQLEVQIDNTLISVTTSIGLAGSENNKLNGAPLTLDSLESMINHADNALYYAKDSGKNQLHVANHQSSQQS, encoded by the coding sequence ATGATAAATTCCAAGTGTAAACATTACTTCAACATCTGCTTTATACCTTTATCTGTTATCATTTTATTTGCTATCAGTGCGATAAACACCACTCAAGCCAATACTATCGACCTTGCACAATTTGAAGAAGGGGCCATTGGTCATTCCATCGAGTATTTCCAAGAAAAAGAAATAAAGCTTTCGTTAACCGAGGCACAAGCTTTGTTTACCAATGGCGTCATCAAAAGCGGACAAAGTGACTCTATCTCTTTAGGTATAGGCGTTGCGCCAGCATGGATGAAATTTACCCTAGTGAACAATAGTATGGGCCAACTAAATTATCGTTTAGCTATTGAAACTCCTTGGTTAGACTACATTGATACCTGGCTAGTGCATGAAGAAAAAGTCGTCCGTCACATTGTCGGTGGCGATGGTTATCCATTTAACCAACGTCCTATGCCATATAAATTTTACGCCTTTGAACAATCGCTTCCACCAGGCATCACCGAAGTCTACATTCGTGTTGAAACTAAAGGTCCAATGGCAATTCCTGTCAGATTAAGTCGCGTTGATAAAGCAATAATTCGCGATATCACCTCTGCATATCAATATGGTGTGCTATACGGCATCATGTCGGCGCTTGCCTTATACAACCTGGTATTATTTGTCTTTATCCGACAAAAAGAATATGGCCTATATAGCCTTTATTTAATCGGCTTTGTTATCAATAGCCTGTCATATACCGGTCAATTACACACCCTGATCACACCTGATTATGGTCCTTACTTCCAAGACTGGTTAGATATATCGCTGATGATAACCTATAGCATTGCAGGCCTGCACTTTGCACGAACTTTGCTACAAACCTCGCAGTATGCTGCTAAATTAGACCGCTTCGTTAGCAAAATAACGATAGTGATCCCAACAGGCATGTTCATTGGTTTTATTTTCAACCAGCTATTTTTTTCCATGATCTTAGCGTTTATCTTAAATACCTGTTTCGTTATTTTATTTGTCGCCATGGGCTTTTTCGCCTTAAAAGCGAAAAAGCCCTTTGCGGTGATTTTCTTATTGTCCTCTGTAACTGCAGCAATCTGCATCACTATTTCGACACTCGCTGTCGCTGGTTTTTTAGTACCTTATAATGACTATACTTTCAAAGCCATTGAAGTTGGTATGGCATTCGAAGCTATTTTGCTTGCAGTAATATTAGCGCGACAATTTCGTTTAGCTAAAATGGATAAAATCATTGCCGAGCACTATGCCTGTACCGATACCTTAACCCAGCTCAATAATCGTCGAGGTTTTCAAGTAATTACTCAACCAGTTTGGCAAAACATTATCAGAGAAAGACGCGACGTAACCATTGCATTACTTGATATCGACTTTTTTAAAAATATTAATGATCAATACGGGCACCAGATTGGTGATAAGGTGTTACAACAAGTGGCTCAGTGTATTAGCAATGCGAGTCGAAAAGGCGATATTTGTGCCCGTTGGGGAGGAGAAGAATTTATAATTTTCTTGCCAGAAACTTCATTAACTCAAGCAACTAAGCAAGCAGAGCGTATTCGCCAAGTTATTGAACAACTTGAAGTACAAATTGATAATACACTAATATCAGTCACCACAAGCATTGGCTTAGCTGGCAGTGAAAACAATAAACTTAATGGCGCACCACTTACATTAGACAGCTTAGAGTCGATGATTAATCATGCGGATAACGCGCTTTATTACGCAAAAGATAGTGGTAAAAACCAGTTACATGTCGCCAATCATCAGTCCTCCCAACAGAGCTAA
- a CDS encoding winged helix-turn-helix domain-containing protein yields the protein MRWQIAEYIFCDQQQNLVSEHGVQQLEPMMVELLSYFCQHPDQIVSKDQLIEQVWLGRIVTDNAVSRLVTKLRKVFDDDARQPTFIATFPKKGYKFIAPVGRLTDKKALAVQENRLAESESQFEPNDVSSELLHSQASELTAAPGLMAQTKLITVLFVAAIVLFGLWWQLLRHSTQVPANYAKLITSDAGDEMFPAFSPDGTRLAYMLMKADGIHLMVKNIQDESVVEIEHGKGVGVGPADWSDDGKQIVYLVATPERCQYFIRSVEGQKFGQPQLIHNCPAGSYGGIIFSHENHRLIYAENHGNNSPYSLFEINLITNKTKRLNQPQVYLGGNNQFDLHPSDNKLLISSPDKQQWEGFYSLDLDSEQLILLFKQDAYICCGIWDHSGERVVLMGEHPAYQLLSYDLAGQDRQVIYSGSREIHWPRRHSNGRDYLFSSGTDNANIHLLNLVTEKQQVIADAVVDERLASFANKSQQLAYISLASGSEEIWLFDQKSQQRKKLSYFNDGRHYIDLMWSPTDEHLLGLTLNEIHLIDAVSGEFKRLKISQNEIRGVSFKAENVISYSVKEQNQWQVYYYQLATDSVTAAESQWQFIQYHTNPENTLWLDQDDQLYAGVQPHAVNNQQLAKQLLSGRQFNLKKRGDLWFWFERSKSSGIISYNEISGQTQQLVETFAVHFDIANNQLLFSNTELVNTNIYQTQALVAE from the coding sequence ATGCGTTGGCAAATAGCAGAGTATATTTTTTGTGATCAGCAACAAAACTTAGTATCCGAACACGGTGTACAGCAGCTGGAACCTATGATGGTGGAATTGCTGAGCTATTTTTGTCAGCATCCAGATCAAATTGTCAGTAAAGATCAGCTAATTGAACAAGTATGGCTCGGGCGCATTGTTACTGATAATGCGGTAAGCCGACTGGTTACTAAACTGAGAAAAGTATTTGATGATGACGCCCGTCAGCCGACGTTTATCGCAACATTTCCGAAAAAAGGTTATAAATTTATTGCACCAGTGGGTCGGCTTACTGATAAAAAAGCGCTGGCAGTACAAGAGAATCGTTTAGCTGAAAGTGAGAGTCAATTTGAGCCTAATGATGTCTCGTCAGAGTTACTACACTCACAAGCAAGTGAGTTAACTGCTGCTCCGGGTTTAATGGCGCAGACTAAATTGATAACTGTGCTATTTGTCGCTGCTATTGTTTTGTTCGGATTGTGGTGGCAGTTGTTAAGACACTCAACCCAAGTGCCTGCTAATTATGCCAAATTGATCACTTCAGACGCCGGTGATGAAATGTTCCCAGCATTTTCTCCTGATGGTACTCGCCTTGCCTATATGTTAATGAAAGCGGACGGGATTCATCTGATGGTTAAAAATATCCAGGATGAAAGTGTTGTTGAAATTGAACATGGTAAAGGCGTAGGAGTTGGGCCAGCCGATTGGAGTGACGATGGTAAACAAATTGTCTATTTAGTAGCGACGCCAGAGCGATGTCAGTATTTTATTCGTTCGGTTGAGGGGCAAAAATTTGGCCAACCTCAATTAATCCATAATTGTCCTGCGGGGAGTTATGGGGGGATTATTTTTAGCCATGAGAATCATCGTTTAATTTATGCAGAAAATCATGGCAATAATAGCCCTTATTCGTTATTCGAAATTAACTTAATCACCAATAAAACTAAGCGATTAAATCAACCACAAGTGTATTTAGGTGGTAATAACCAGTTTGATTTACACCCTAGCGACAATAAATTACTGATTTCTTCACCCGATAAACAACAGTGGGAAGGCTTTTATTCTCTGGACTTGGACAGTGAACAATTAATCTTATTGTTTAAACAAGATGCTTATATTTGCTGTGGTATCTGGGATCATAGTGGTGAGCGTGTGGTGCTAATGGGAGAACATCCTGCCTATCAATTACTCAGCTATGATTTAGCCGGTCAGGATCGTCAGGTGATTTATTCCGGCAGTAGAGAAATTCATTGGCCGCGTCGCCATAGCAATGGCCGAGATTATTTATTTTCTTCTGGGACTGATAACGCCAATATTCATTTATTGAATTTAGTCACTGAAAAACAACAGGTGATTGCAGATGCAGTCGTTGATGAAAGGTTGGCAAGTTTTGCAAATAAAAGTCAGCAACTGGCGTATATTAGTTTGGCATCAGGCAGTGAAGAAATTTGGCTCTTTGATCAGAAAAGCCAGCAGCGTAAAAAGCTCAGTTATTTTAATGATGGTCGACATTATATTGACTTAATGTGGTCACCGACCGATGAACATTTACTGGGGCTAACGCTAAATGAAATTCATCTGATCGATGCTGTTAGCGGTGAGTTTAAGCGTCTAAAAATTTCACAAAATGAAATTCGTGGTGTGTCATTCAAAGCAGAAAACGTCATTAGCTATAGTGTCAAAGAGCAAAACCAGTGGCAGGTTTATTACTATCAATTGGCAACAGATTCAGTAACAGCAGCAGAGAGTCAATGGCAGTTTATTCAATATCATACCAATCCAGAAAATACCTTATGGTTAGATCAGGACGATCAACTTTATGCCGGCGTTCAACCGCATGCGGTAAATAATCAGCAATTGGCAAAACAGTTGCTCTCTGGCCGACAATTCAATTTAAAAAAACGCGGTGATTTATGGTTTTGGTTTGAGCGAAGTAAGTCCAGTGGCATCATCAGTTATAACGAAATAAGTGGGCAAACTCAGCAGTTAGTGGAAACGTTTGCGGTGCATTTTGATATTGCAAATAACCAACTATTGTTTAGTAATACTGAGTTGGTAAATACCAATATTTATCAAACTCAGGCGTTGGTTGCCGAATAG
- a CDS encoding CocE/NonD family hydrolase: MTNHDVSFRAKWHDVLFICLYLLFTVNSQATETKHTFKTPAALVAANITTSKDALTLLTQHSFHQQLFILANQLSTVEINQQEMFDKVALLSILNRHQELLTTIAEHPNAISYSHYRLHSETLLKQNNHSSFSTLLTDTLSKSLVAMNDESLYQLEAALGWSLPGAQDYAFNIFKRYQTLPTLTKDQAIALIVNSHLYRVLANVLPMSNKLIAQENQKRYHIEPEILITTPDGVELAATIVRKKNQHGKQTAAMQFTIYADEKSHTRTATHAAAHGYIGVVVNSRGKRSSSNTIVPWEHEGEDATSAIDWVSKQAWSNGKVMMYGGSYNGFTQWAAAKHMHPALIAIAPYTAASLITGLPYENNIVLTANYQWAFHVTNNNTVDNSVYTNWQKSNQLLTDFFTSGKAISDIDKLAGQANPWFQKWLQHPSFDDYYQAMVPVKAEYANINIPVLTITGYFDGGQVSAIDYLKRHYRYNQNANHTLLIGPYDHWSAQNKPRSHLGNYPLDAVALEKDTEEIVFGWFDHLLYHTAKPKLLQDKVNYQLMGSNQWRHSSSFAMLNQQATKFYLSTTKNQESNYALQTSPEQQLAYLKQTIDLTDRTTEHNLLPWPIIQDQLNDPNGLVFITAPLTETQELAGAITGHFSIEINKKDVDIGYNFYEIDPSGKAFYLTHYLSRASYANDSSKRTLLVPQKKTTVPIIDARMTAKLLKKGSRLAIVLNVNKNHQAQVNMGSGKEVNNESIADAGEPLIIKWYNDSQINIPLKPWNETK, from the coding sequence ATGACCAATCACGACGTTTCATTCAGAGCCAAATGGCACGACGTTTTATTTATCTGCCTCTATTTGCTATTCACAGTAAATAGCCAAGCAACAGAAACTAAGCATACATTCAAAACGCCAGCAGCCTTAGTAGCCGCCAATATAACTACCAGTAAGGATGCACTGACGCTGTTAACACAGCATAGTTTTCATCAACAACTATTCATCCTTGCCAATCAGCTATCCACTGTAGAGATCAACCAGCAGGAAATGTTCGACAAAGTCGCGTTATTATCGATCTTAAATCGTCATCAAGAATTACTAACGACAATCGCTGAGCACCCCAATGCTATTAGCTATTCACATTATCGGTTACATAGTGAAACCTTGCTTAAGCAAAACAATCACTCGTCTTTTAGTACACTGTTAACCGATACGTTATCAAAGTCATTAGTAGCGATGAATGATGAATCTCTGTATCAATTAGAAGCCGCCTTAGGTTGGTCTTTACCGGGGGCACAGGATTATGCCTTTAATATTTTTAAACGATATCAAACATTGCCCACATTAACGAAAGATCAGGCCATCGCACTCATTGTCAATAGTCACCTTTATCGAGTGTTGGCAAATGTATTACCAATGAGTAACAAGTTAATCGCTCAAGAAAATCAAAAACGTTATCACATTGAACCTGAAATATTAATTACCACACCTGATGGGGTCGAACTGGCAGCCACCATCGTCAGAAAGAAAAACCAACACGGTAAACAAACAGCCGCGATGCAATTTACTATCTATGCCGATGAAAAATCTCATACCAGAACTGCCACACACGCAGCAGCGCATGGTTATATCGGTGTAGTGGTTAATTCTCGAGGTAAGCGTTCGAGCTCAAACACCATAGTACCTTGGGAGCACGAAGGGGAAGACGCTACTAGTGCCATTGACTGGGTCAGTAAGCAGGCTTGGAGTAATGGTAAGGTCATGATGTATGGTGGTAGTTATAACGGTTTTACTCAATGGGCCGCTGCAAAACATATGCACCCAGCGTTAATCGCAATTGCACCATATACAGCAGCAAGCTTGATCACTGGCTTACCGTATGAAAACAACATAGTGCTGACAGCTAACTATCAATGGGCATTTCATGTCACTAACAACAATACTGTAGATAACAGCGTGTACACCAATTGGCAAAAAAGTAACCAATTACTTACTGATTTTTTTACCAGCGGCAAAGCAATTAGCGATATTGATAAATTGGCTGGTCAGGCTAATCCTTGGTTTCAAAAATGGTTACAACACCCAAGCTTTGACGATTACTATCAGGCAATGGTGCCAGTCAAAGCAGAATACGCCAATATTAATATCCCTGTGCTTACCATCACAGGATATTTTGATGGTGGTCAAGTCTCGGCAATCGATTATTTAAAACGTCATTATCGCTATAATCAAAACGCTAACCATACTTTATTAATCGGCCCCTATGATCACTGGAGTGCTCAAAATAAGCCGAGATCTCACCTCGGTAATTATCCGCTAGATGCTGTCGCACTGGAAAAAGATACTGAAGAAATAGTGTTTGGCTGGTTTGATCATCTGTTATACCACACAGCTAAACCTAAGCTATTGCAAGATAAAGTTAATTATCAATTAATGGGTAGCAATCAATGGCGTCATAGCTCGTCATTTGCCATGCTTAATCAGCAAGCGACAAAGTTTTACTTATCAACGACGAAAAACCAAGAATCAAATTATGCTTTGCAAACTTCCCCAGAACAGCAACTGGCATATCTTAAACAAACCATAGATTTAACTGACAGAACCACAGAGCACAATCTATTGCCCTGGCCAATCATTCAGGATCAGTTGAATGACCCCAATGGCTTGGTATTTATCACGGCACCACTGACTGAAACACAAGAATTAGCCGGAGCAATCACAGGGCATTTTTCCATCGAAATTAACAAAAAAGACGTTGATATTGGTTATAACTTTTACGAAATCGACCCGTCTGGCAAGGCATTTTACCTCACTCATTATCTCAGCCGGGCAAGTTACGCTAACGACAGTAGTAAACGTACCTTATTAGTGCCACAGAAAAAGACCACAGTACCAATTATCGATGCAAGAATGACCGCCAAGTTGCTTAAAAAAGGCAGCCGCTTAGCTATCGTATTAAACGTTAATAAAAACCATCAGGCCCAAGTTAATATGGGCTCAGGGAAAGAGGTTAATAATGAAAGTATTGCCGATGCTGGCGAGCCATTAATTATCAAATGGTATAACGACAGCCAAATCAATATTCCACTTAAACCTTGGAATGAGACTAAGTAG
- a CDS encoding LysR family transcriptional regulator, whose product MPRLPWDLIQIFYTLAKFGSLSKAARELGTSQPTLSRQLARLEQQMTVTLFDRSTQGLKITEAGQRLLESSQLMNQASEQFNRIASGDSLSLTGSIRITANEVLGLYYLPSIIAQFNRLYPEIQVEINISNQATSLHKRDADIALRMFRPSQPDLIARRLKDIQLNAVASSEYFKKFPVPKTLKSLEQHKLIGFDRDIVFVNALKALQWPLADKNFIFKTDFLPLQIELARQGAGITITHSYLLQRWPELQIILPDLKIPSLEFWLVCHADVQHNRKIRLMMDFLAQQLNDMLEL is encoded by the coding sequence ATGCCACGGTTGCCTTGGGATTTAATTCAAATATTTTACACATTAGCCAAGTTCGGTAGTCTATCAAAAGCCGCCCGTGAACTGGGTACATCACAGCCAACGCTAAGCCGACAATTAGCACGGTTAGAGCAACAAATGACCGTCACTTTGTTTGATCGTAGCACCCAAGGGTTAAAAATAACTGAAGCAGGGCAACGGTTACTGGAAAGTTCACAACTGATGAACCAGGCGTCTGAACAATTTAACAGAATAGCTTCTGGCGATAGCCTATCGCTGACAGGCAGTATTCGGATAACAGCAAATGAAGTGCTCGGCTTGTATTATTTGCCGTCAATCATAGCGCAATTTAATCGGCTATACCCTGAGATTCAGGTGGAAATAAATATCTCAAACCAAGCGACCAGTTTGCATAAACGAGATGCTGATATCGCGTTGCGAATGTTCAGACCAAGCCAGCCAGATCTTATTGCCAGACGCCTCAAAGATATCCAGCTTAACGCCGTCGCCAGTAGCGAATATTTTAAGAAATTTCCTGTCCCAAAAACACTCAAGTCACTAGAGCAGCATAAATTAATTGGTTTTGATCGCGACATTGTATTTGTTAATGCGCTCAAAGCATTACAGTGGCCGTTAGCTGATAAAAACTTTATCTTTAAAACCGACTTCCTGCCGTTGCAAATTGAACTCGCTCGTCAGGGCGCTGGTATCACTATTACTCATAGTTATTTATTACAACGCTGGCCGGAACTACAAATCATTTTGCCTGACCTCAAAATACCCAGCCTTGAATTTTGGCTCGTCTGTCATGCCGATGTTCAGCACAACCGAAAAATTCGTCTAATGATGGATTTTCTCGCGCAACAGTTAAATGACATGCTCGAGTTATAA